In Heliangelus exortis chromosome 18, bHelExo1.hap1, whole genome shotgun sequence, a single genomic region encodes these proteins:
- the LOC139804538 gene encoding mas-related G-protein coupled receptor member H-like encodes MELRQPSPPPTSPLPEMDDGDNPCRMDVTDMAFDGTTMLIGLLGLVGNGAVLWLLGFHIHRNPITVYILNLAISDFTFLLFVVTSSLLYLLENFSCYILVPLVYLRTLFLLSLFSYNMGLYLLTAISIERCVSILCPLWYRCRRPQCLSAVVCALLWALSVAVIAAVTSLCLFHEHEHCRMALISMYLLNFLIFAPPMVISNVILFIKVLCGSTRRQPKRVYIVIFLTVLFFLIFGVPLSIWNFLQQFSYSLVSSQVVFLLASINSSINPFIYFLVGSCRRHCSLVSLQVAFQRVFEETGVTTISS; translated from the coding sequence ATGGAGCTGAGGCAGCCGTCCCCACCTCCCACGTCACCCCTGCCTGAGATGGATGATGGGGACAACCCCTGCAGGATGGATGTCACCGACATGGCCTTTGATGGCACCACGATGCTCATCGGCCTCTTGGGGCTGGTGGGGAATGGGGCTGTCCTCTGGCTCCTTGGCTTCCACATCCACAGGAACCCCATCACCGTCTACATCCTCAACTTGGCCATCTCTGActtcaccttcctcctcttcgTGGTCACCTCCTCCCTCTTATACCTGCTGGAGAACTTCTCCTGCTACATTCTCGTGCCTTTGGTCTACCTGAGGACACTTTTCCTGCTCTCCTTGTTCTCCTACAACATGGGGCTCTATCTCCTGACAGCCATCAGCATCGAGAGGTGTGTGTCCATCCTCTGCCCCCTCTGGTACCGCTGCCGCCGCCCCCAGTGTTTGTCAGCCGTGGTGTGTGCCCTGCTCTGGGCCCTCTCCGTGGCTGTCATTGCTGCAGTGACTTCCCTGTGCCTGTTCCACGAGCACGAGCACTGCAGGATGGCTCTCATCTCCATGTACCTCCTCAACTTCCTCATCTTTGCCCCACCCATGGTCATTTCCAACGTGATCCTCTTCATTAAGGTCCTTTGTGGCTCCACCAGACGTCAGCCCAAGAGGGTCTACATCGTTATCTTCCTCACCgtcctcttcttcctcatctttggGGTTCCCCTCAGCATCTGGAATTTCCTGCAGCAGTTCAGCTACTCCCTCGTGTCCTCCCAGGTGGTTTTCCTGCTCGCCAGCATCAACAGCAGCATCAACCCCTTCATCTACTTCTTGGTGGGGAGCTGCCGGAGGCACTGCTCCTTGGTGTCCCTCCAGGTCGCCTTCCAGAGGGTCTTTGAAGAGACAGGGGTCACCACCATCTCCAG